The DNA sequence CATGCAGAAATTGCCTGGCTATTTTCTTTCATGGGGTTTCTCTCTAATACCAACTCCCCCGCCCCACTTGGCACCTGCAGAATCTCCTGTAGGGGGTCTTGTCTAGGATCAGCAGTCAGATCTCTAAGCACCTGGAGGCCCCCTAACTCTGCcccatctctctcttttccagAAGCCTCGTCCCACTTTGCAAGGTATTccttgatggtggtggtggtgtcagaGCCCAGCCAAGGGCTGCCCCAGTTCATTGCGTTGGCATATATGGATGATCAGCTGATGGGTGTCTATGACAGCAATAGGAGGAGGACTGTACCTTATGTGCCCTGGGTGAAGAAGATTGAGAAGGAGGACCCCCAGCTCTGGGCCATGCATACGCAGTACGTGCAGAACCAGAAACTGTATTTGGGGGTGGATCTGGACACTGTGCAGAAACACTACAACCAGAGCAGAGGTGAGTGGAGAGGAGGGGAGCAGGCAGTGGGGAGAGGTGGGTAAAGTTCTTGTTGGGAGAGAAGCTCCTTGACCCCCAGATGACTGCCGCTTGGCCaggaggggcagagctggccaTGGTGTCCCCCCATCCTCTCACACAGGCAAGGTAGGTTCTGCAGGGTAAAACGGTCCACTGAAAAGTTACCCCACACCCCCTCCAAGGCAAAAGTGTTTCTAACTCTCTTTCCCTTGGAGGAGGTCCAAAGAGGATGCACCAGCCTGGAGGCCTGTCATGGGTCCAGGGTGACtggatgtcataaccacaaaagaagacaaggcaccccaaagtatagggcatccaagaaaaatgtaggacatgacaaaagctaaaaaccctcgtatactgatttcatgtggttaatttaaactctattacatattattaaattgaaaaatatattacatataatttaataattataggaaggctatgtgctgcctacagggctgctcacagggaaaaggagggcatttaagttcttttctaggacacaagactaaaaagaggacatgtcctggaaaaagaggacgcctggtcTACCCTTGGCCCTTTCAGGTTCAGTAAAACAAACGGGAGAGGCCCACTGGCAGTTGTAGATtggctagtccaggggtgtcaaacatgaggcctgggggccggatgcagccctcgaaagctttttatctggccctcaggctctcagctttggagttttgcaggaagcccgACTGCAGTGTGCAGAGGAATGTCCCATTCCTGgcggtgggaacaaaacagaggtgtcTGCCTCCTTACTTTGCAAATGAAGCATCCTGTCCACAATGTCCATTAATCCCCACAGTGGTCTCAGAATCCCACAGGGTTTGCTGTCACAAATCCCTTTTCGGCACCAAGAACCCGCTGCCAAAGTCAGCACAtgcagtgagggtgggggagcCATGCGCCTGCTCGTCCTTCTCTGTTTTGGGAATTGTGTAACTCATCACCGCTTGTGTTACAGGAATACTGTAGCTCAGTGATGCCGCTGATGACCAGTCACATCTggcgcagcagaaggaaaagccaAGCGGGCTGGCAATGGCAGGAAGCTATCTCAAGGGCAGCTGCTGATCAGAGCGCAGGGCCATTTGCAAGGGTGCAAACCCCAGTTGGGTCTGTGCTTTTTCTCCTGAGCCTGTTCTTCCAAATAACTCCCCTCCCCCGCTCTCTTCTCTTAATAGGAAACAAATCTCGGGATAGGTGGAAGAGAGCAAAGTAGAAGTTCTCCCACTGGGAGTCCAGCTGCCATATTGGAAAGGGGGGGTGGGGAGTCCTTTTGCAACCTGCCCCTGGGTTGAGACTAGAAGGTGCCCcaagaggggaaggaggcagcaaatAACTGCCCTCTTCCATTGCCAAAGGGACAGAAACCCCCAAGTGCCCCCCTTTCTTCCTTGGCCTGAAGGAACCTGAGAGAGGGAGACCACATGGCTCTGATGCCCCCACCTTGTGCCTCCTTTCCAGGGTTTCACACCTGGCAGTACATGGTGGGCTGTGAGTTGAGAGAAGATGGGCGGAAAGGTGGGTTTGCCAAGTACAGCTACGATGGGAGGGACTACATCAGCTTCGACAAGGAGACCCTCACCTGGGTGGCAACTGACGTGTCTGCTCAGATCACCAAGAGGATGTGGGAGGCTGACCTTCCCTTCTGCCAAAACTATAAGTTCTTCCTAGAGGAGGAGTGCATCACATGGCTGCAGAAATACCTGGACTATGGGAAGGAGGCTCTGCAGAGGAAAGGTGAGGGGGAAATGGGGGTGTGTGGCAATTCCTTCAGGTTTCTCCTCACCTTGTAGGAGATTGAGTAGGAAGTCCAATCCCACCCCACGATGGAGGTGGGAGAACAGGGGGCTGTCCCAGTTCAGGCTACAGCTGAGGCAGGAAACACCATCCTGGATATTGTCCAGATGAAAGATATATCTGGGAGAAGGAAACTGGCACAGCAGAGGGAGCTGGGCAAAATGTTTCCCTTTTTACTGCCTTATTTTTGGTttacgctgtacaagaacaaaggcaacaggggtgactgcaacaactaccgtggcatctctctccttagcgttgtaggaaggttgtttgcccgagttgcactaaagaggctccaggtacttgcagagagcgtttatccagaatcacagtgtggattccgagccaacaggtccaccactgatatggtattctcccttagacaactgcaggagaaatgcagggaacaacgacagccactctttatagccttcatagatctcacgaaggctttcgacctggtcagcagggatggccaagattctccccaagattggatgtccacccaggctcctcagcatcatcagatccttccacaaggacatgaagggcactgttgtctttgatggctccacatcagacccctttgacatctgaagcggcgtgaagcagggctgtgttcttgcaccaaccttgtttgggatcttcttcgctgtcctgctgaagcaggcctttggaaccacaacagaaggcatctatctccggaccagatcagatggaaagctcttcaacctctccagactgagagcaaagtccaaagtccagctgaaatgtctgcgtgacttcctctttgccgatgatgcagctatcactacccactctgccaaagatctccagcagctcattgatcgttttagcaaggcctgccaagattttggactgacaatcagcctgaagaaaacacaggtcatggttcaggatgtggactcacctccctgcattacaatctctgagcatgaactggaggttgtccatgactttgtgtaccttggctcaacgatctccgacactctttctctcgataccgagctaaacaaacgcatcggtaaagcagctactacgttttccagactcacaaagagagtctggtccaacaagaagctgacggaacataccaagatccaggtctacagagcttgcgtcctgagtacacttctgtactgcagcgagtcatggactcttcactcacaacaggagaggaaactgaatgctttccacatgcgctgcctccgacgtattctcggca is a window from the Tiliqua scincoides isolate rTilSci1 chromosome 2, rTilSci1.hap2, whole genome shotgun sequence genome containing:
- the LOC136639176 gene encoding major histocompatibility complex class I-related gene protein-like → MKDGAAPVVRVVLGAILLVQGGCSEASSHFARYSLMVVVVSEPSQGLPQFIALAYMDDQLMGVYDSNRRRTVPYVPWVKKIEKEDPQLWAMHTQYVQNQKLYLGVDLDTVQKHYNQSRGFHTWQYMVGCELREDGRKGGFAKYSYDGRDYISFDKETLTWVATDVSAQITKRMWEADLPFCQNYKFFLEEECITWLQKYLDYGKEALQRKETPVVKVTHRVIHEGLETLLCQVHSFYPKDINATWRKKGKVRQGDTFRRVISPNVDGTYYTWLSIEINPKERSRYRCHVEHDGLQEPLDLPMEQSVSVWLIAVGVILVVLVVGVICCVRYINGFENEEEDVLVAQVPWLPTVTDLTM